In one Thermaerobacter sp. PB12/4term genomic region, the following are encoded:
- a CDS encoding type II toxin-antitoxin system PemK/MazF family toxin — protein MDVRRGDIFFADLSPVVGSEQGGIRPVLVVQNDVGNRYSPTTIVAAITSQINKAKLPTHVELPAGSYGLEKDSVVLLEQIRTIDKQRLLERVARLDAGAMRRVNLALEISLGLREI, from the coding sequence GTGGACGTCCGCCGCGGCGACATCTTCTTTGCCGACCTGAGCCCCGTGGTGGGGTCCGAACAGGGCGGCATCCGCCCCGTGCTCGTCGTCCAGAATGATGTAGGCAATCGGTACAGCCCGACCACCATCGTGGCGGCCATCACCTCCCAGATCAACAAGGCCAAGCTTCCCACCCACGTGGAACTGCCGGCCGGCAGCTACGGCTTGGAGAAGGACTCGGTGGTCTTGCTGGAACAGATCCGCACCATCGACAAGCAGCGGCTCCTGGAGCGGGTGGCGCGACTGGATGCGGGCGCCATGCGCCGGGTCAACCTGGCCCTGGAGATCAGCCTGGGGCTCCGCGAAATCTAG
- a CDS encoding asparaginase: MDPELLVEVTRGGWVESRHHGHAVVVDKQGRLVAAVGDPEHVTFLRSTLKPFQALAVVASGAADAFGFDDAEVALMCGSHAGEPEHVERAAAMLAKLGLEPEHLACGPHPLSSPAALEALKAAGGEPTRLHNNCSGKHAGMLALARHRGWPVEGYHQPDHPVQQAVRQLVAALTGLEPGGPRWREAVDGCGVVTFALPLVDVARMFRYLGRPDLLPPGLDHLVPALERIRRALIAHPTMIRGAGQFDTEVIRATGGAWIGKVGAEGYYAGALHTGHAVALKIADGQDRARPVAILALLGRLGLLPPGAGSLQARWGRVAVTNTRGETVGEIRPAGRLAGGPAR; the protein is encoded by the coding sequence ATGGATCCGGAATTGCTGGTGGAAGTGACCCGCGGCGGCTGGGTGGAGAGCCGCCACCACGGCCACGCGGTGGTCGTGGACAAGCAGGGCCGGCTGGTGGCGGCCGTTGGCGACCCCGAGCACGTAACCTTCCTGCGCTCGACCCTCAAGCCCTTTCAGGCCCTGGCGGTAGTGGCCTCGGGCGCCGCGGACGCCTTCGGCTTCGACGACGCCGAGGTGGCGCTGATGTGCGGTTCCCACGCCGGGGAACCGGAGCACGTGGAACGGGCGGCTGCCATGCTGGCCAAACTGGGGCTGGAGCCGGAGCACCTGGCCTGCGGGCCCCACCCCCTGTCCAGCCCCGCGGCCCTCGAGGCCCTAAAGGCGGCGGGCGGCGAGCCCACCCGGCTGCACAACAACTGTTCGGGGAAGCACGCCGGCATGCTGGCACTGGCGCGGCACCGGGGCTGGCCGGTGGAGGGCTACCACCAGCCGGACCACCCGGTACAGCAGGCGGTACGCCAGCTGGTGGCGGCCCTGACGGGTCTCGAGCCCGGCGGTCCCCGCTGGCGTGAGGCGGTGGACGGCTGCGGCGTGGTCACCTTTGCCTTGCCCCTGGTGGACGTGGCCCGCATGTTCCGGTATCTGGGGCGTCCCGACCTCTTGCCCCCCGGCCTCGACCACCTGGTACCGGCTCTGGAACGGATCCGGCGGGCGCTGATCGCCCATCCCACCATGATCCGCGGGGCCGGCCAGTTCGACACCGAGGTCATCCGGGCCACGGGCGGGGCGTGGATCGGCAAGGTGGGGGCGGAGGGATATTACGCCGGAGCCCTCCACACCGGGCACGCCGTGGCGCTGAAGATCGCCGACGGCCAGGACCGGGCCCGGCCCGTGGCCATCCTGGCCCTGCTGGGGCGGCTGGGCCTCCTGCCGCCGGGCGCCGGGTCCCTCCAGGCGCGGTGGGGCCGGGTGGCGGTGACCAACACCCGGGGTGAGACGGTGGGCGAGATCCGGCCGGCGGGGCGGCTGGCCGGCGGGCCCGCGAGGTAG
- a CDS encoding uracil-DNA glycosylase family protein, producing MARPEAELMRIHDMATLEQVVKGCTACGLRAGCRGVVFGDGNPSARLMLIGEGPGADEDRLGRPFVGRAGQLLDRILAACGFDRQRHVYIANIVKCRPPGNRTPTPEERAACLPNLRAQMRLVQPVIVVLLGATALQALIDPAARISRARGQWIVRDGVWYMPTYHPAALLRNPALKRECWHDFKKVIDKYRELVDPAHVAPHHPPGAEGQAPAPSADRRSVPAGAEPWAAGSTGGPAAATEEAAAAREPEDGAPPAGPGDGVQPGDEVHQLNLFDEAGGEGRGRR from the coding sequence GTGGCACGACCGGAAGCCGAGCTGATGCGCATCCACGACATGGCGACGCTGGAGCAGGTGGTCAAAGGCTGCACCGCCTGCGGCCTGCGGGCAGGGTGCCGGGGGGTGGTCTTCGGTGACGGCAACCCGTCGGCCCGCCTGATGCTCATCGGCGAGGGGCCCGGGGCCGACGAAGACCGCCTGGGGCGGCCCTTCGTCGGCCGGGCCGGCCAGCTGCTGGACCGCATCCTGGCGGCTTGCGGGTTCGACCGGCAGCGCCACGTCTACATCGCCAACATCGTCAAGTGCCGGCCGCCCGGCAACCGCACCCCCACCCCGGAAGAACGGGCCGCCTGCCTGCCCAACCTGCGGGCCCAGATGCGGCTGGTGCAGCCCGTGATCGTGGTGCTCCTGGGAGCCACCGCCCTGCAGGCGCTGATCGACCCCGCCGCCCGCATCAGCCGGGCCCGCGGCCAGTGGATCGTCCGGGACGGGGTCTGGTACATGCCGACCTACCACCCGGCGGCCCTCTTGCGCAACCCGGCCCTGAAGCGGGAGTGCTGGCACGATTTCAAGAAGGTGATCGACAAGTACCGGGAGCTGGTCGACCCGGCCCACGTGGCGCCCCATCACCCGCCGGGTGCGGAGGGGCAGGCGCCGGCCCCGTCGGCGGACCGGCGCAGCGTCCCGGCGGGCGCGGAACCCTGGGCGGCGGGCAGCACCGGAGGGCCGGCGGCCGCCACGGAGGAAGCGGCCGCGGCCAGGGAGCCCGAGGACGGGGCCCCGCCGGCCGGCCCCGGGGACGGCGTCCAGCCCGGGGACGAAGTCCACCAGTTGAACCTCTTTGACGAGGCAGGCGGCGAGGGGAGGGGCCGCCGGTGA
- the tsaE gene encoding tRNA (adenosine(37)-N6)-threonylcarbamoyltransferase complex ATPase subunit type 1 TsaE, with protein MTGHRTVTIPSAEAMERLGEGLAAALAPGDWIALTGPLGAGKTTLVRGLAHGLGYRGRVASPTFTLVHLYRGRLPLYHLDLYRLEGEEALRDVVDPAEMEASGAVVVEWADRAPGWIPAEALWLELAPLPAGEGRRVTARAQGRRAARLLDALPGKDGGWH; from the coding sequence GTGACGGGCCACCGGACCGTAACGATCCCCTCCGCGGAGGCGATGGAGCGGCTGGGTGAAGGCCTGGCCGCCGCCCTGGCCCCGGGCGACTGGATCGCCCTGACCGGGCCCCTGGGGGCCGGCAAGACCACCCTGGTCAGGGGACTGGCCCACGGGCTGGGCTACCGCGGGCGGGTGGCCAGCCCCACCTTCACCCTGGTCCACCTCTACCGGGGCCGCCTGCCCCTGTATCACCTGGACCTTTACCGCCTGGAGGGCGAGGAGGCCTTGCGGGACGTGGTCGACCCGGCGGAGATGGAGGCGTCCGGCGCCGTGGTGGTGGAATGGGCCGACCGGGCGCCAGGGTGGATCCCCGCCGAGGCCCTCTGGCTGGAGCTGGCTCCCCTGCCGGCGGGGGAGGGCCGCCGGGTGACGGCCCGGGCCCAGGGGCGGCGGGCCGCGCGTCTCCTTGACGCCCTCCCGGGAAAGGACGGCGGCTGGCATTGA
- the tsaB gene encoding tRNA (adenosine(37)-N6)-threonylcarbamoyltransferase complex dimerization subunit type 1 TsaB gives MTWILAIDTSGPRCGVALVRDGEPAGAEELAAPGTNRTLMPAVDRLCRQAGIGPRDLGGVAVALGPGSFTGLRIGLAAAKGLAVALGCPLAGVGTLDAVALAAAGAPSAPSRDGAAGRLWLVARPARRGEFYAAIYSPGDRGAEPAGGFAAANWPAGTAASDPAAVARPAGSIRPFRRLWGPGLVGTQVLREWLAGPAAVPAVPTVPVVPVVPAVPADASCPAGEEHDTRSTPGVAAGGWVLVVDPVHGAELAPGGRDGATADQEDRGDRGGRAAAPAGEGPAGSTPGPGPGPGPMVVPDPGAVPLAVARLAQDRLAVGGDDPGTLAPLYLPAGSTYRPYVLPAAQPTPPSGTGRSS, from the coding sequence TTGACCTGGATCCTGGCCATCGATACCTCGGGACCCCGCTGCGGGGTGGCCCTGGTACGGGACGGGGAGCCCGCCGGGGCGGAAGAACTGGCCGCGCCGGGCACCAACCGCACCCTGATGCCGGCGGTGGACCGGCTCTGCCGGCAGGCCGGCATCGGCCCCCGGGATTTGGGCGGGGTGGCGGTGGCCCTGGGCCCCGGCTCCTTCACCGGCCTGCGCATCGGGCTGGCGGCGGCCAAGGGTCTGGCGGTGGCCCTCGGCTGCCCCCTGGCGGGCGTGGGGACGCTGGATGCCGTGGCCCTGGCGGCCGCTGGGGCGCCCTCCGCGCCCTCCCGGGACGGGGCGGCAGGCCGCCTGTGGCTGGTGGCGCGGCCCGCCCGGCGCGGGGAGTTTTACGCAGCGATCTACTCGCCGGGCGACCGTGGGGCCGAACCCGCCGGTGGGTTTGCCGCGGCGAACTGGCCCGCGGGGACGGCGGCGAGCGACCCGGCGGCCGTGGCCCGGCCGGCAGGCAGCATCCGGCCCTTCCGGCGCCTGTGGGGTCCCGGCCTGGTGGGTACCCAGGTGTTGCGGGAATGGCTGGCCGGGCCTGCGGCGGTGCCGGCGGTACCCACGGTGCCGGTGGTGCCGGTGGTGCCCGCGGTGCCGGCCGATGCCTCCTGCCCGGCCGGCGAAGAACACGACACCCGGTCGACCCCGGGGGTGGCGGCCGGAGGCTGGGTCCTGGTCGTCGACCCGGTCCACGGGGCGGAGCTGGCGCCAGGTGGCCGGGATGGGGCAACGGCGGACCAGGAAGACCGGGGGGACCGGGGTGGCCGGGCCGCGGCGCCGGCGGGGGAGGGCCCGGCAGGTTCGACTCCCGGCCCGGGACCGGGGCCGGGCCCCATGGTGGTGCCCGACCCCGGGGCCGTTCCCCTGGCGGTGGCCCGGCTGGCCCAGGACCGGCTGGCGGTGGGGGGCGACGACCCCGGCACCCTGGCGCCCCTGTACCTGCCCGCCGGTTCGACCTACCGGCCTTACGTTCTTCCCGCTGCCCAGCCCACCCCCCCGTCCGGGACGGGGCGCAGCTCCTGA
- the rimI gene encoding ribosomal protein S18-alanine N-acetyltransferase encodes MMELPSREVSGVALSHDVQSQPGEIRIDPMTPGDLPLVLAIERRSFPTPWSERAFASELRDNLYADYIVARRGHRLVGYAGMWCILDEAHVTTIAVDPEFRGRGIGNRLLTALEERALRYGCRRMTLEVRVSNHVAQRLYLRHGFRPCGIRRGYYVDNGEDAIIMWRDRLDPPGPVAAEGDDAPPTGRDAGLQSGTEPATGAGAAPGGSERP; translated from the coding sequence ATGATGGAACTGCCCTCGCGGGAGGTGAGCGGGGTGGCCCTATCCCATGACGTGCAGAGCCAGCCCGGCGAGATCCGTATCGACCCCATGACGCCGGGCGATTTGCCGCTGGTGCTGGCCATCGAGCGCCGCTCCTTCCCCACCCCCTGGTCGGAGCGGGCCTTCGCCAGCGAGCTGCGCGACAACCTCTACGCCGACTACATCGTGGCCCGCCGCGGGCACCGGCTGGTGGGGTACGCGGGCATGTGGTGCATCCTGGACGAGGCCCACGTCACCACCATCGCCGTCGACCCCGAGTTCCGGGGCCGGGGGATCGGCAACCGCCTGCTCACCGCCCTGGAAGAACGGGCCCTGCGGTACGGCTGCCGGCGCATGACCCTGGAGGTGCGGGTGAGCAACCACGTGGCGCAGCGGCTCTACCTGCGCCATGGCTTCCGCCCCTGCGGGATCCGGCGGGGCTATTACGTGGACAACGGGGAGGACGCCATCATCATGTGGCGCGACCGCCTGGACCCGCCGGGACCCGTGGCGGCGGAGGGGGATGACGCCCCGCCAACCGGCCGGGATGCCGGGCTCCAGTCCGGGACGGAGCCGGCCACCGGTGCCGGCGCGGCCCCTGGCGGGAGCGAGCGCCCGTGA
- the tsaD gene encoding tRNA (adenosine(37)-N6)-threonylcarbamoyltransferase complex transferase subunit TsaD, with the protein MSRPHLTLGIETSCDETSFAVVAGGRRILANVILSQTGEHGRYGGVVPELASRRHVTNAVPLLQEALARSGITLAEVDLVAVTRGPGLVGALLVGVSLAKALAWALDKPLVGVHHLAGHIYANFLAGPGDEPAPEPRYPAVALVVSGGHTDLFHLREGGGLAWLGGTRDDAAGEAFDKVARELGLGYPGGPVIDRLAERGDPQAFPFPRAMLDDDSLDFSFSGLKTAVLYELERRGWRDPQRRGELEARLPDLAASFQQAVVDVLVAKTLRAARQVGARQIYLAGGVAANRRLRRDLEAAAREAGLNLACPPPVLCTDNGAMIAAAGYAAWRRGRRDGLELDVDPDPPLDEWF; encoded by the coding sequence GTGAGCCGGCCCCACCTCACCCTGGGCATCGAGACCAGCTGCGATGAGACCAGCTTCGCCGTGGTGGCGGGCGGCCGCCGCATCCTGGCCAACGTGATCCTCAGCCAGACGGGCGAGCACGGCCGCTACGGCGGCGTGGTGCCCGAACTGGCGTCCCGGCGCCACGTGACCAACGCCGTGCCCTTGCTGCAGGAGGCCCTGGCCCGCAGCGGCATCACCCTGGCGGAGGTCGACCTGGTGGCGGTGACCCGCGGGCCGGGTCTGGTGGGCGCCCTGCTGGTGGGGGTTTCCCTGGCCAAGGCCCTGGCCTGGGCACTGGACAAGCCGCTGGTGGGCGTCCACCACCTGGCGGGGCACATCTATGCCAACTTCCTGGCCGGCCCCGGGGACGAACCGGCCCCTGAGCCCCGCTACCCCGCGGTGGCGCTGGTGGTGTCGGGCGGCCATACCGACCTGTTCCACCTGCGGGAGGGCGGGGGCCTGGCCTGGCTTGGCGGCACCCGGGACGACGCCGCCGGCGAGGCCTTCGACAAGGTGGCCCGGGAGCTGGGGCTTGGCTACCCGGGCGGGCCGGTCATCGACCGCCTGGCCGAGCGGGGCGATCCCCAGGCCTTTCCCTTCCCCCGGGCCATGCTGGACGACGACTCGCTGGATTTCAGCTTCAGCGGCCTCAAGACCGCGGTGCTCTACGAGCTGGAGCGCCGCGGCTGGCGCGACCCGCAGCGGCGGGGCGAACTGGAGGCCCGCCTGCCCGACCTGGCCGCCAGCTTTCAGCAGGCGGTGGTGGACGTCCTGGTGGCCAAGACCCTGCGGGCCGCCCGGCAGGTGGGGGCGCGCCAGATCTACCTGGCCGGCGGCGTGGCGGCCAACCGGCGCCTGCGCCGGGACCTGGAGGCCGCAGCCCGGGAGGCCGGCCTGAACCTTGCCTGCCCGCCCCCGGTTCTCTGCACCGACAACGGGGCGATGATCGCCGCGGCGGGTTATGCCGCCTGGCGGCGGGGGCGCCGGGACGGGCTGGAGCTGGACGTCGATCCCGACCCGCCCCTGGACGAATGGTTTTAG
- a CDS encoding DapH/DapD/GlmU-related protein, whose translation MVAAGDGQAQARRGGGRPPGEMAWAQALVAAGSGSPGPGGAGSSGGEGAWQAVPRQQRLRRHPVPPGRNSLHYWREAKSLPRVAWNFLVISLCRILPWFGVKNFLYRRLGMKVGRDVAFGLMAMVDVFWPELVEVGDNSIIGYNTVLLAHEFLIGEYRTGPVVIGRNVMIGANCTILPGVVIGDGAVVSAHSLVNADVPPGAVVGGVPARPIGRRG comes from the coding sequence ATGGTGGCGGCAGGGGACGGGCAGGCCCAGGCGCGGCGCGGCGGCGGCCGGCCGCCGGGGGAGATGGCCTGGGCCCAGGCCCTGGTGGCCGCCGGAAGCGGCAGCCCAGGGCCGGGTGGGGCCGGCTCGTCCGGCGGGGAGGGGGCCTGGCAGGCGGTGCCGCGCCAGCAGCGGCTGCGCCGGCACCCGGTGCCGCCGGGGCGCAACTCGCTGCACTACTGGCGGGAGGCCAAGAGCCTGCCCCGGGTGGCGTGGAACTTCCTGGTGATCTCCCTCTGCCGGATCCTGCCCTGGTTCGGGGTGAAGAACTTCCTCTACCGGCGCCTGGGGATGAAGGTGGGCCGGGACGTGGCCTTCGGCCTCATGGCCATGGTGGACGTCTTCTGGCCGGAACTGGTCGAGGTGGGCGACAACAGCATCATCGGCTACAACACCGTGCTTCTGGCCCACGAGTTCCTCATCGGCGAGTACCGGACGGGGCCGGTGGTCATCGGCCGCAACGTGATGATCGGAGCCAACTGCACCATCCTGCCCGGCGTGGTGATCGGCGACGGCGCCGTCGTGTCGGCCCATTCCCTGGTCAACGCCGACGTGCCGCCGGGCGCGGTGGTGGGCGGCGTGCCGGCCCGGCCCATCGGCCGCCGGGGCTGA
- the murC gene encoding UDP-N-acetylmuramate--L-alanine ligase, whose product MEEPGYAPPMDWSGKRVHFIGIGGYGMSGLARVLLARGARVSGSDVRPSDRTRWLAGNGAEVHIGHDARHVAGADLVVYNTDVPADNPELVAARQAGIPIWHRSQVLADLINHRQGVAVTGTHGKTTTTAMTGLVLVAGGFDPTVLVGGEVPEFGTATARLGHGPWVVAEACESDGTFLRYFPRIAVVTNVEPEHLDHYEGDFRRLLDAFRGFLGNVRPGGLVVACGDHPVVRQLLAGLPAGRVRVARYGVEAEDCHLRARDVQTGPEGTRFSVWQDGRPLGEVTLAVPGEHNVLNALAALAVGLEVGVPFGVAAQALAGFHGAKRRFQVIYDRDGILVVDDYAHHPTEIRATLRAARQRRGAAGRVIAVFQPQRYSRTRLLMDEFARAFGDADKVILTEIYAPPGERPIPGVSSAVLAERIAQEEGRPVDLFSSREDLIEHLLATVRPGDLVLTMGAGDIWTVARDLARRLQAVTPA is encoded by the coding sequence ATGGAGGAACCGGGGTACGCGCCCCCCATGGACTGGTCGGGCAAGCGGGTGCACTTCATCGGCATCGGCGGTTACGGCATGAGCGGCCTGGCGCGCGTGCTCCTGGCCCGGGGCGCCCGGGTCAGCGGGTCGGACGTGCGCCCCTCCGATCGCACCCGGTGGCTGGCCGGGAACGGGGCGGAGGTCCACATCGGCCATGATGCCCGCCACGTGGCGGGTGCGGACCTGGTGGTCTACAACACCGACGTGCCGGCCGACAATCCGGAGCTGGTCGCCGCCCGCCAGGCGGGCATCCCCATCTGGCACCGTTCCCAGGTCCTGGCCGACCTGATCAACCACCGGCAGGGCGTGGCGGTGACGGGCACCCACGGCAAGACCACCACCACGGCCATGACGGGCCTGGTGCTGGTGGCCGGCGGGTTCGACCCCACGGTGCTGGTGGGCGGGGAGGTGCCGGAGTTCGGCACCGCCACGGCGCGGCTGGGACATGGCCCCTGGGTGGTGGCCGAAGCCTGCGAGAGCGACGGCACCTTCCTGCGCTACTTCCCCCGGATCGCCGTGGTCACCAACGTGGAGCCCGAGCACCTGGACCACTATGAGGGCGACTTCCGGCGGCTGCTGGATGCCTTTCGGGGTTTCCTCGGCAACGTCCGGCCGGGCGGCCTGGTGGTGGCCTGCGGGGACCACCCCGTGGTCCGGCAGCTGCTGGCCGGTCTTCCGGCGGGCCGGGTGCGGGTCGCCCGTTACGGCGTGGAGGCCGAGGACTGCCACCTGCGGGCCCGGGACGTCCAGACCGGCCCGGAGGGAACGCGCTTCAGCGTCTGGCAGGACGGCCGGCCGCTGGGCGAGGTCACCCTGGCGGTGCCGGGGGAGCACAACGTGCTGAACGCCCTGGCCGCCCTGGCGGTGGGGCTGGAGGTGGGCGTTCCCTTCGGCGTCGCGGCGCAGGCCCTGGCGGGGTTCCACGGTGCCAAGCGGCGCTTCCAGGTGATCTACGACCGGGACGGCATCCTGGTGGTGGACGACTACGCCCATCACCCGACGGAGATCCGGGCCACCCTGCGCGCGGCGCGGCAGCGCCGGGGCGCCGCGGGGCGGGTCATCGCCGTCTTCCAGCCCCAGCGCTATTCCCGCACCCGCCTGCTGATGGACGAGTTCGCCCGGGCTTTCGGCGACGCCGACAAGGTGATCCTTACGGAGATCTACGCCCCGCCGGGCGAGCGCCCCATCCCTGGCGTCTCCAGCGCCGTCCTGGCCGAGCGTATCGCCCAGGAAGAGGGGCGTCCCGTGGATCTCTTCTCCAGCCGGGAGGACCTGATTGAGCACCTGCTGGCCACGGTGCGGCCCGGCGATCTGGTGCTGACCATGGGCGCCGGCGACATCTGGACGGTGGCCCGGGACCTGGCCCGGCGCCTCCAGGCGGTGACGCCGGCCTGA
- the guaB gene encoding IMP dehydrogenase — protein MAGGTGRAAAGKIASEGLTFDDVLIIPAASEVLPRDVDVSTRLTRQLRIRIPLVSAAMDTVTEARLAIALAREGGIGIIHKNMPPERQAAEVDKVKRSEHGVIVDPFYLSPQHRVRDALELMARYHISGVPIVDGHGILVGIITNRDVRFEENLDRPIAEVMTREGLVTAPEGTTLARAREIMRQHKIEKLPLVDGAGRLRGLITIKDIEKAIRYPNAAKDERGRLLVGAAVGVGPAGLERADALVEAGVDVLVVDSAHGHSRNVLETVQALKRRHPQVPLIAGNVVTAEGTRALIEAGADAVKVGVGPGSICTTRVVTGAGFPQLSAILDCSQEADKFDVPVIADGGIKYSGDIVKALAAGASAVMIGSLFAGTEEAPGELEIFQGRSFKVYRGMGSLGAMKQGGAERYFQEGEAKFVPEGVEGRVPYRGPLSETVFQLVGGLRAGMGYAGAPDIETLRRHARFVRITSASLVESHPHDITVTKEPPNYWLGRV, from the coding sequence CTGGCCGGAGGAACCGGCCGCGCGGCCGCCGGCAAGATCGCCAGCGAAGGACTGACCTTTGACGACGTGCTGATCATCCCCGCAGCCTCGGAAGTGCTTCCCCGCGACGTCGACGTCTCCACCCGCCTGACCCGCCAGCTGCGCATCCGCATCCCTCTGGTCTCCGCCGCCATGGACACCGTCACCGAGGCCCGTCTGGCCATCGCCCTAGCCCGGGAGGGCGGCATCGGCATCATCCACAAGAACATGCCGCCCGAGCGGCAAGCGGCCGAGGTCGACAAGGTCAAGCGGTCCGAGCACGGCGTCATCGTCGATCCCTTCTACCTGTCGCCGCAGCACCGGGTGCGCGATGCCCTGGAGCTCATGGCGCGCTACCATATTTCCGGTGTCCCCATTGTCGACGGCCACGGGATCCTGGTGGGGATCATCACCAACCGGGACGTGCGCTTTGAGGAGAACCTGGACCGGCCCATCGCCGAGGTGATGACCCGGGAGGGCCTGGTCACGGCGCCCGAAGGCACCACCCTGGCCCGGGCCCGGGAGATCATGCGGCAGCACAAGATCGAGAAGCTGCCGCTGGTCGACGGCGCGGGCCGGCTGCGGGGGCTCATCACCATCAAGGACATCGAGAAGGCGATCCGCTACCCCAACGCGGCCAAGGACGAGCGAGGGCGCCTTCTGGTAGGAGCGGCGGTGGGCGTGGGCCCGGCGGGCCTCGAGCGCGCCGATGCCCTGGTGGAAGCCGGGGTCGACGTGCTGGTGGTCGACAGCGCCCACGGCCACTCGCGCAACGTCCTGGAGACGGTCCAGGCCCTCAAGCGGCGCCATCCCCAGGTGCCCCTCATCGCCGGCAACGTGGTGACCGCCGAGGGCACCCGGGCGCTGATCGAAGCGGGGGCCGACGCCGTCAAGGTGGGCGTGGGGCCGGGCTCCATCTGCACGACCCGGGTGGTGACGGGGGCCGGCTTCCCCCAGCTCAGCGCCATCCTGGACTGCAGCCAGGAGGCGGACAAGTTTGACGTGCCGGTCATTGCCGACGGGGGCATCAAGTATTCAGGCGACATCGTCAAGGCCCTGGCCGCCGGCGCCAGCGCGGTGATGATCGGCAGCCTGTTTGCCGGGACCGAGGAGGCGCCGGGCGAGCTGGAGATCTTCCAGGGCCGCAGCTTCAAGGTGTACCGGGGCATGGGCTCCCTGGGCGCCATGAAGCAGGGGGGCGCGGAACGCTACTTCCAGGAAGGCGAGGCGAAGTTCGTCCCCGAAGGGGTGGAGGGCCGCGTACCCTATCGCGGCCCCCTGTCGGAGACGGTCTTCCAGCTGGTGGGCGGCCTGCGGGCGGGGATGGGCTACGCCGGGGCGCCGGACATCGAGACCCTGCGCCGCCACGCCCGGTTCGTCCGCATCACCAGCGCCAGCCTGGTGGAGAGTCACCCCCACGACATCACGGTGACCAAGGAGCCCCCCAACTACTGGCTGGGCCGGGTCTGA
- a CDS encoding folylpolyglutamate synthase/dihydrofolate synthase family protein, which produces MQERKTGAEGRAPGQEAVAYLQGLGRFGMRLGLERIRGLLERLGHPEEGLPPVYHITGTNGKGSTASLMEAILRAAGYRTALFTSPHLVHYEERFRFDGRPVSGVELAAAVEQVRRAAAALAAGGGVEPPTEFEVATAVFFLLVQARRPDAVVLEVGLGGRHDATNTVPRPVVAVVTNVALDHTDRLGPTVEAIAYDKVGIARPGVPLVTGALDPAALAVLRREAAALGAPLWEVRPEEAALEARDPRDQGGQAAVATYRLRSAGPDGSCWDYRGPAPAPARWDRLPLTLAGPHQVANAAVAVTALLAAAATERGLPVTREAVERGLAAARWPGRMERVRWRGREIWLDGAHNPAGMAALARTVAALWPDRRVVLVAGMLDDKDVEQAAAAIAPVAARAVVTEPPSPRAARAERLAGALAGRGVPVAIQREPLAALERALQEAGPGQPVLVCGSLYLVGTVRAQVLAPTAAPGG; this is translated from the coding sequence TTGCAGGAACGCAAGACCGGTGCGGAGGGACGGGCGCCGGGCCAGGAGGCGGTGGCCTACCTGCAGGGGCTCGGCCGCTTCGGCATGCGCCTGGGGCTGGAGCGCATCCGTGGCCTGCTGGAGCGGCTGGGCCACCCCGAGGAGGGCCTGCCGCCCGTCTACCACATCACCGGAACCAACGGCAAGGGGTCGACGGCCAGCCTGATGGAGGCCATCCTGCGGGCGGCGGGCTACCGGACGGCCCTCTTCACCTCCCCCCATCTGGTCCACTACGAGGAGCGGTTCCGCTTCGACGGCCGGCCGGTGTCCGGGGTGGAGCTGGCCGCCGCCGTCGAGCAGGTGCGGCGGGCGGCGGCGGCCCTGGCGGCCGGCGGAGGGGTGGAGCCGCCCACGGAGTTCGAGGTGGCGACGGCCGTGTTCTTCCTGCTGGTCCAGGCGCGGCGGCCCGACGCCGTGGTGCTGGAGGTGGGGCTGGGCGGCCGCCATGACGCCACCAACACGGTGCCGCGGCCGGTGGTGGCGGTGGTCACCAACGTGGCCCTGGACCACACCGACCGGCTGGGGCCCACGGTGGAAGCCATCGCCTACGACAAGGTGGGCATCGCCCGGCCCGGTGTCCCTCTGGTGACGGGCGCCCTGGATCCGGCGGCCCTGGCAGTCCTGCGCCGGGAGGCGGCGGCCCTGGGGGCGCCGTTGTGGGAGGTGCGTCCCGAGGAGGCGGCGCTGGAGGCGCGGGATCCGCGGGACCAGGGCGGGCAGGCGGCCGTGGCCACCTACCGGCTGCGTTCGGCGGGTCCGGACGGGTCCTGCTGGGACTACCGGGGGCCGGCCCCGGCCCCCGCCCGCTGGGACCGGCTGCCCCTGACCCTGGCCGGACCGCACCAGGTGGCGAATGCCGCGGTGGCGGTGACGGCGCTGCTGGCCGCCGCCGCGACGGAACGGGGCCTGCCGGTGACCCGGGAGGCGGTGGAACGCGGCCTGGCCGCTGCGCGCTGGCCCGGCCGCATGGAGCGGGTCCGGTGGCGGGGCCGGGAGATCTGGCTGGATGGGGCCCACAACCCGGCCGGCATGGCGGCCCTGGCCCGGACGGTGGCGGCCCTCTGGCCCGATCGCCGGGTGGTGCTGGTGGCCGGCATGCTGGACGACAAGGACGTGGAACAGGCGGCGGCAGCTATCGCCCCGGTGGCGGCGCGGGCGGTGGTGACGGAACCCCCCTCGCCCCGGGCCGCCCGGGCGGAGCGGCTGGCCGGGGCGCTGGCCGGACGTGGGGTGCCGGTGGCCATCCAGCGGGAGCCTCTGGCGGCCCTGGAGCGGGCCCTGCAGGAAGCAGGACCGGGCCAGCCCGTGCTGGTCTGCGGCAGCCTCTACCTGGTGGGAACGGTACGCGCCCAGGTGCTGGCCCCCACGGCGGCACCCGGCGGCTGA